The proteins below come from a single Rosa rugosa chromosome 2, drRosRugo1.1, whole genome shotgun sequence genomic window:
- the LOC133730218 gene encoding uncharacterized mitochondrial protein AtMg00810-like — MRSEIDALKANHTWTLQHLPHGKKPIGCKWVYKIKLKPDGTVERYKAHLVAKGNNLQQIQATKEFLRKHFKLKDLGHLKYFLGIEVARSAKGISLSQRKYALEILEDTGFLGAKPAKFPMDQNLTLTQSNGELLKDPSSYQRLVGHLIYLTITRPDLVYAVHVLSQFMDKPRVPHLDAAHRVLRYLKQTPGQGILLSATSSIPLRAFCDADWARSKDTRRSITGYCIFLGQSPISWKTKKQTTVARSTAEAEYRSMATTCCEITWLKYVLNDLRIKHSQSVILYCDNQAALHIASNPVFHERTKHIEIDCHLVREKLQEGMIQTAHIRTSDQPADLFTKALSSS, encoded by the exons ATGAGAAGTGAAATTGATGCCCTTAAAGCAAACCACACTTGGACACTTCAACATCTTCCACATGGAAAGAAACCCATCGGTTGTAAATGGGTATATAAAATCAAGCTTAAACCGGATGGAACAGTGGAGCGGTACAAAGCTCATTTGGTTGCAAAAG GGAACAACTTGCAACAAATTCAAGCAACCAAAGAATTCTTGAGAAAACACTTCAAACTCAAGGACCTTGGGCATTTAAAATACTTCTTGGGGATAGAGGTGGCCCGATCAGCAAAAGGAATTTCACTCTCACAAAGAAAGTATGCACTAGAAATACTAGAAGATACAGGTTTTCTAGGAGCCAAGCCAGCAAAGTTTCCTATGGACCAAAATTTGACTCTCACCCAATCAAATGGAGAACTTCTAAAGGATCCTTCCTCATATCAAAGATTGGTTGGCCACTTGATTTATCTAACTATCACGCGACCAGATTTGGTATACGCAGTACATGTTTTGAGTCAATTCATGGATAAACCTAGGGTGCCACACCTTGATGCAGCTCATAGAGTCTTGAGGTATCTAAAACAAACACCAGGCCAAGGAATTCTGTTATCAGCCACAAGTTCAATTCCGCTAAGAGCCTTTTGTGATGCCGATTGGGCACGTTCCAAGGACACTAGAAGGTCAATTACTGGCTATTGCATATTTCTTGGTCAATCACCTATCTCTTGGAAAACTAAGAAGCAAACAACAGTTGCCCGATCGACCGCGGAGGCAGAGTATCGTTCCATGGCAACCACATGTTGTGAAATAACTTGGCTCAAATATGTCCTAAATGATTTGAGGATCAAACATTCACAATCTGTCATCTTATATTGTGATAATCAGGCGGCTCTCCATATTGCTTCAAATCCGGTTTTCCATGAACGGACTAAGCACATAGAAATTGATTGTCACTTGGTACGTGAAAAGCTTCAAGAAGGCATGATACAAACTGCTCATATTCGAACAAGTGATCAACcagcagacttgtttactaaagCTTTGAGTTCATCTTAG